From a region of the Lysinibacillus irui genome:
- a CDS encoding ATP-dependent DNA ligase, with amino-acid sequence MLFTPIKPMLLATGKEVKDNTDTIFDIKWDGWRTIIHKEGDRVEAFTREGNNITSKFPELIEVGQSIKEHTAIIDAEGVVLRNGNSVFEDFSYRGSLSNKDKIEQATKTHPATFIAFDILATNNPVMKYPLFERKEMLSSIIKPSNSMIVTPSVEGYGTHVFQLTKDKNMEGIVGKRRDSLYKINHRSKDWLKYKHFKIANTVILGFSEQPFSLLVGTRLSNGKYKRLANIEFGFSREEKMAFRQIAKQLIIKNERNITWIEPVLNCKVQYLEKTKTGLLRIASFKGFCLENNIEKQTS; translated from the coding sequence ATGCTATTTACTCCAATTAAACCTATGTTACTTGCTACTGGCAAGGAAGTTAAAGATAATACCGACACAATTTTCGACATCAAATGGGATGGTTGGCGTACTATTATTCATAAAGAAGGCGATAGAGTTGAGGCGTTTACACGCGAAGGTAACAACATCACTTCAAAGTTCCCAGAGTTAATAGAAGTTGGTCAATCCATTAAGGAACATACAGCTATTATCGATGCTGAAGGTGTTGTATTAAGAAACGGCAATTCGGTTTTTGAGGACTTTTCCTATCGAGGTAGCCTTTCCAATAAGGACAAAATAGAACAAGCTACTAAAACCCACCCAGCTACATTTATAGCTTTTGATATTTTGGCTACGAATAACCCAGTAATGAAGTACCCTTTATTTGAACGAAAAGAAATGTTATCTTCGATTATTAAACCTTCAAATAGTATGATCGTTACCCCTTCCGTTGAAGGATATGGTACCCACGTATTCCAATTAACAAAGGATAAGAACATGGAAGGAATCGTAGGCAAACGACGTGATTCTTTATACAAAATTAATCACCGATCAAAGGATTGGTTAAAATATAAACATTTCAAAATAGCCAATACAGTTATTTTGGGCTTCAGTGAACAACCATTTTCACTACTAGTTGGTACCCGCTTGAGCAATGGGAAGTATAAGAGACTTGCCAACATTGAATTTGGATTCTCTAGAGAAGAGAAGATGGCCTTTCGGCAAATTGCAAAGCAACTAATAATTAAGAACGAACGCAATATTACTTGGATTGAACCAGTACTAAATTGTAAGGTGCAGTACCTGGAAAAAACAAAAACAGGATTACTTAGAATAGCCTCATTTAAGGGCTTTTGTTTAGAAAATAATATAGAGAAACAAACATCTTAG
- a CDS encoding helix-turn-helix domain-containing protein has translation MIHSKMIKSNKDLVALRINTIRSDLGLSIGVMAEKIGISKSTLNSYIRALAMPPERIVYKISILSGRSIEWIYFGDKRDYIRQLLEFYGYSQFLSDYPTTIDHVLDRSQEYMVYPIEHRYAHDLHIKEVFEQIYYPIFARYVDELINKYVDEIHKYPIYPGDDEYQRSKYSNLVHKVIKQNTAKYGEEGKILLVAETEFKRFVDHYTKNKELVPCDDEPQPFPYRLSTKLRDKKGTIEVIEYLSRFYGEGFDTKNEAADEIIKAFKDLGLELEKIYTKYSDPTY, from the coding sequence ATGATTCATTCAAAAATGATTAAGAGTAACAAAGATTTAGTCGCTTTAAGAATTAACACAATCAGATCTGATTTAGGTTTATCGATAGGCGTTATGGCAGAAAAAATAGGAATATCCAAGAGTACGCTAAATTCATACATTAGGGCGTTAGCAATGCCTCCAGAAAGAATTGTATATAAAATATCTATTTTGAGTGGGAGAAGTATTGAATGGATTTATTTTGGTGATAAGAGAGATTATATTAGGCAGCTATTAGAATTCTATGGCTATAGTCAATTTTTAAGTGATTATCCAACTACTATTGATCATGTACTGGACCGCTCCCAAGAATACATGGTTTATCCTATTGAGCATAGGTACGCACACGATTTACATATAAAAGAGGTCTTTGAACAAATTTACTATCCGATTTTTGCTAGATACGTCGATGAATTAATAAATAAATATGTAGATGAAATTCACAAGTACCCGATTTATCCTGGTGATGATGAATATCAAAGATCTAAATATTCCAATTTAGTTCATAAAGTAATTAAGCAAAATACAGCTAAATATGGAGAAGAAGGAAAAATCTTATTAGTGGCAGAAACAGAATTTAAGCGATTTGTAGATCATTACACTAAAAATAAGGAGTTGGTTCCATGTGATGATGAACCGCAACCGTTTCCTTATCGTTTAAGCACTAAATTAAGGGACAAAAAGGGGACCATAGAGGTTATTGAATATTTAAGTCGTTTTTATGGAGAAGGCTTTGATACCAAAAATGAAGCGGCAGATGAAATCATTAAAGCATTTAAGGATTTAGGTTTAGAACTTGAGAAAATTTACACAAAATACTCGGATCCGACTTACTAA
- a CDS encoding ABC transporter permease → MSETTATALKFAAGIILAIVLVSIAIMVFTPAADSAKSVTTDFTANTTELQDQKYLVYDNTVVSGSQVLTALRRFESQAKDETIALYVQTGKNATGQWYYSRFETDKVEKGGAASDISTTTNVTHAEYINPSGMFAASVHRDSNGVIRAIKFVQEKQ, encoded by the coding sequence ATGTCAGAAACTACAGCAACCGCACTCAAATTCGCTGCCGGTATTATACTAGCAATCGTATTAGTTAGTATCGCCATTATGGTATTTACGCCTGCAGCAGACTCAGCCAAATCAGTAACAACAGATTTTACGGCAAACACTACAGAATTACAGGATCAAAAATACTTAGTTTATGACAATACAGTGGTTAGTGGTTCTCAAGTATTAACAGCTCTACGCCGCTTCGAGTCTCAAGCTAAAGATGAAACAATTGCACTTTACGTACAAACTGGTAAAAATGCTACTGGTCAATGGTATTACTCACGTTTTGAAACAGACAAAGTAGAAAAAGGTGGAGCAGCTTCAGACATTTCTACAACAACAAATGTTACTCACGCTGAGTACATCAACCCATCAGGTATGTTTGCTGCATCTGTACACCGTGACTCAAATGGTGTTATCCGTGCAATTAAATTTGTACAAGAAAAACAATAA
- a CDS encoding ATPase, T2SS/T4P/T4SS family codes for MTYSLNLLIIIGILSLILFLILMKLAQAKKESKSLELKKSDINKEEYTVAALQDYISEVMIANTTGNLYEEGLTEESFNRKKRRRNELKEALKTCNTGNLAAKKLVRAYIYDSLKKDKKINETTINYAIPFNVPSKMTARDKFDTALYVAFKTKKYNALGWLIETFKLDEPKEDGGLRVLAEEIDNIYDQVVLNYPLKLSDKLHVLSQRIYSHFKGFGIIDEIRDMNIDGTSGGVSGLPERLTNLMDIEDPYYFDNADGTEIDEVFAEHVMSQNQDEFTFLNSAWIMYKGKTIHLSFLSFEHEAELIRVTNNVYKYGYPGQLSETRPAIINEMADGSRVTVMRPKLTESWAYFIRKKFNAKKISVGELFKQKNSELLIATLGFLAKSNRSLAITGQQGSGKTTLIMALFDFLSKTLNIRVQETKFELNLRNQYPKHNILSFQETETYSGQDALDLAKKTDGDMTILGEVATDPVAAWMVQLGQVGSRCIWFSHHGKTLTDLVFSLRNSLLKTDIFSDEKIAEQQVVSVLEFNVHMRQDKATGERFAERITECVPITYQDEKSSFEELNNSKDKESKTELLINLMANFFHQRTQTKQFIENTILEYRDGQYVAVNRISDERIKEIKLELSLEEREQFDAFIREYWGE; via the coding sequence ATGACTTATTCACTAAATCTTCTTATCATTATCGGAATCCTTTCATTAATACTCTTTCTAATACTAATGAAGCTAGCTCAAGCTAAAAAAGAAAGTAAAAGCTTAGAGTTAAAAAAAAGCGACATCAATAAAGAAGAGTATACCGTTGCTGCACTACAAGATTACATAAGTGAGGTAATGATAGCTAATACAACAGGTAATCTTTATGAAGAGGGTCTGACTGAAGAATCTTTTAATCGGAAGAAAAGACGAAGAAATGAACTAAAAGAGGCACTCAAAACCTGTAATACTGGTAATCTTGCAGCAAAAAAACTAGTACGTGCTTATATTTATGATTCGCTTAAAAAAGACAAGAAAATTAATGAAACAACAATCAATTATGCAATTCCTTTTAATGTTCCCTCAAAAATGACGGCACGCGATAAATTTGATACAGCATTATATGTAGCATTCAAAACGAAGAAATATAACGCATTAGGATGGCTAATTGAAACATTTAAATTAGATGAACCTAAAGAAGATGGTGGATTACGTGTTTTAGCAGAAGAGATTGATAACATTTATGATCAAGTGGTGCTAAATTATCCATTAAAACTATCTGATAAATTGCATGTGTTATCACAAAGAATCTACTCGCATTTTAAAGGGTTCGGAATAATTGATGAAATTCGTGACATGAATATTGATGGAACATCAGGAGGCGTTTCAGGGTTACCAGAGCGATTAACTAATCTTATGGATATTGAGGACCCTTACTATTTTGATAATGCAGATGGAACTGAGATTGATGAGGTATTTGCTGAGCATGTGATGAGCCAGAATCAAGACGAGTTTACATTCTTAAATAGTGCTTGGATCATGTACAAAGGTAAAACAATACACTTATCATTCCTTTCATTTGAACATGAAGCTGAACTTATTCGTGTAACAAATAATGTTTATAAGTATGGTTATCCTGGACAGCTATCAGAAACAAGACCAGCCATTATTAATGAAATGGCAGATGGTTCGAGGGTAACAGTAATGCGTCCAAAACTTACCGAGTCATGGGCATACTTCATTAGGAAAAAATTCAATGCAAAGAAGATTTCAGTTGGAGAGCTATTTAAACAAAAGAATAGTGAATTGCTTATTGCTACGCTCGGATTCTTAGCCAAATCGAACAGATCGTTAGCAATAACAGGCCAACAAGGTAGTGGGAAAACGACACTTATCATGGCATTGTTTGACTTTTTAAGCAAAACCTTAAATATCCGTGTACAAGAAACAAAATTCGAGCTTAATTTACGAAATCAGTATCCAAAACACAATATCTTATCATTCCAGGAGACGGAAACTTATAGTGGTCAGGATGCTTTGGATTTAGCAAAGAAGACTGATGGTGATATGACAATCTTGGGGGAAGTTGCAACTGACCCAGTAGCAGCTTGGATGGTTCAATTAGGACAAGTTGGTTCACGCTGTATATGGTTTTCTCACCACGGTAAAACCTTGACAGACTTAGTATTTTCTTTACGTAATTCTTTGCTAAAAACGGATATCTTCAGTGATGAAAAAATTGCTGAGCAACAGGTTGTGAGCGTCCTTGAGTTTAATGTTCACATGAGGCAGGACAAAGCAACAGGTGAACGATTTGCAGAAAGAATTACTGAATGTGTACCAATTACTTATCAAGATGAAAAATCTTCTTTTGAAGAATTAAACAACTCTAAAGATAAGGAATCGAAGACAGAGTTGTTAATCAACTTAATGGCTAACTTCTTCCACCAAAGAACACAAACTAAGCAATTTATTGAAAATACAATCTTGGAGTATCGGGACGGCCAGTATGTAGCTGTAAATCGCATTTCAGATGAACGAATAAAAGAAATTAAACTTGAGCTTTCTTTAGAAGAACGCGAACAGTTTGATGCATTTATTCGAGAATATTGGGGGGAGTAA
- a CDS encoding P-loop NTPase family protein, which yields MKLVQLLGSRSKADFAIYLGHTIAGLGERVLIVDSTNNLEYQHSYIHLEGNEELYEFQDVDLLINTKSLQDLMTKLNNANETLENYDVIIVDANDSSTILNDWPKFHEVLYVSDNTRFTITQDIDILNDYVDSTGNTVLKRVHFESAHKIPNDYLDLLINNRLEFKLIDDPLEYDDLEHKLRNFMQHEGLIPYNKLPKDYRRLLKSIVTEMFDLGIKDFEANTRRGPFNFLFGRFKSKNKTNNESNLSNHEEDIKPDEQATLLVLNKTNQSTTDSNKPDDKMTSNKKTKEVVGG from the coding sequence ATGAAACTAGTTCAACTACTGGGTTCAAGAAGTAAAGCAGATTTTGCTATTTATCTCGGACATACTATTGCTGGCTTAGGAGAACGAGTATTAATCGTTGATTCTACAAATAACCTCGAATATCAACATTCATATATTCATTTGGAAGGAAATGAAGAATTGTATGAATTTCAAGATGTGGATCTTCTTATTAATACAAAATCATTGCAAGATTTAATGACAAAACTTAACAACGCAAATGAAACGTTGGAAAACTATGATGTCATTATTGTGGATGCAAATGACAGTAGCACTATCCTTAACGATTGGCCAAAATTTCATGAGGTCCTTTATGTAAGTGATAATACTCGTTTTACTATTACCCAAGATATCGACATCCTAAATGATTATGTAGATTCAACTGGCAATACAGTACTTAAACGTGTACATTTCGAATCAGCTCATAAAATACCAAATGATTATTTAGATTTATTAATTAACAACAGGTTGGAATTCAAGCTAATCGATGATCCTTTAGAATACGACGATTTAGAACACAAATTACGTAATTTTATGCAACATGAGGGTCTTATTCCTTATAACAAACTACCAAAGGATTATAGGAGACTATTAAAATCCATTGTGACTGAAATGTTTGATTTAGGGATAAAAGATTTCGAAGCAAATACTCGGAGAGGTCCATTCAATTTCTTATTTGGCCGCTTCAAATCAAAGAATAAGACTAATAACGAAAGCAATTTGAGTAATCATGAGGAAGATATAAAACCTGATGAGCAGGCAACTTTATTAGTTCTAAACAAAACAAATCAAAGTACAACAGATTCAAATAAACCTGATGATAAGATGACTAGCAATAAAAAGACAAAAGAAGTAGTAGGAGGGTGA
- a CDS encoding SAF domain-containing protein produces the protein MGIRLKTKKLILVGTAGFMLATGIYSGGVYYWHTKVQENELKLIDKYEKQIEILETTAAQNFTAYALKNDVKKGDVITPEMLTSVSVPEAASAVDIVRPSDLKKDDKFVLYAKTDMKSRAVLVKSMVYNTVNITNDIREAEYSFIELPSNISTDSYVDIRIKFPTGDDYVVLTKKHIKKLSGITVWFDIGESELLTISSAIVDAYLEGAKIYAIPYVDEHMQEKSTMTYPIKPNVQELIKESPNVVNLYEMELEKLNRGRLDNNLRELSEEQRSKIQDGDQQVQSKVSDENAKAAEEERLNAMNEQAQQQQALIGGESE, from the coding sequence TTGGGAATTCGACTAAAGACAAAGAAATTAATACTAGTTGGCACAGCTGGATTTATGTTGGCAACAGGCATTTATAGTGGCGGTGTTTATTATTGGCACACAAAAGTCCAAGAGAATGAATTGAAGTTAATTGATAAATATGAGAAGCAGATTGAAATCTTAGAAACAACTGCAGCTCAGAACTTCACAGCTTATGCACTGAAAAATGATGTCAAGAAGGGGGATGTAATTACACCCGAAATGCTGACGTCAGTTTCTGTACCTGAAGCAGCAAGTGCAGTTGATATTGTAAGACCAAGTGATTTAAAAAAGGATGACAAGTTTGTTCTGTATGCAAAAACTGATATGAAATCAAGGGCTGTACTTGTTAAGTCAATGGTATACAACACAGTAAATATCACGAATGACATTCGTGAAGCTGAATACAGTTTCATCGAACTTCCATCAAATATCTCTACAGATAGTTATGTTGATATTCGTATCAAATTCCCAACCGGGGATGATTATGTAGTTCTAACCAAAAAACATATCAAAAAGCTATCTGGTATAACTGTATGGTTTGATATTGGTGAATCCGAATTGTTAACGATTAGTTCAGCCATTGTTGATGCATATTTAGAGGGTGCCAAAATCTATGCAATTCCATATGTAGATGAGCACATGCAAGAAAAATCAACAATGACATATCCAATTAAGCCGAATGTACAAGAATTAATTAAAGAGTCGCCAAACGTTGTAAATCTTTATGAAATGGAACTAGAGAAATTAAATCGTGGCCGTCTTGATAACAATCTTCGTGAGTTAAGTGAAGAACAAAGATCGAAAATTCAAGATGGTGATCAACAAGTACAATCCAAAGTCTCAGATGAAAATGCTAAAGCAGCTGAAGAAGAGCGATTAAATGCTATGAATGAACAAGCTCAACAACAGCAAGCTTTGATAGGAGGCGAAAGTGAGTAA
- a CDS encoding ParM/StbA family protein, which translates to MTKKRTKNVVRKAGVDGGNGETKMYFEGVDEGLAIPTAELILLNANSKSKGNFLANDVVTPKNIHEHLDITFLSSKALSKSNERYLIGKRTLKALGAKPKETPKHAQKHTSEIVARTVLAGLLVDAIRNNPESKTITAHYDLNLALPLNQIDEEAFQKHAERFIGTHEMKFHYPNGEEILVTIVVEFAMTLPEGAIGGYAIVYNLDGTPKIYEILEEDENGDQVKTEVTFEDRELLMGDIGAGSLDCAVMFGVDFDYENSEGFELGTKESVNKIRTEWNKLQKQDQINSLTQFTEIYSNTEIFNSAKLQNFSTMYLNDDAIVIADSLKSIYEKMPSRARIVLYGGGAILYKNALIPLLEEYSDKVIFAPDPKFITAKGLLIFALTPAFEEIKNNYLEALSV; encoded by the coding sequence ATGACTAAAAAGAGAACTAAAAACGTAGTAAGAAAAGCTGGTGTAGATGGAGGAAATGGTGAAACAAAGATGTATTTTGAGGGAGTTGATGAGGGACTAGCCATCCCAACAGCAGAACTCATTTTGTTAAATGCAAATAGTAAAAGTAAAGGTAATTTCTTAGCTAATGATGTAGTAACGCCTAAAAATATTCATGAGCACTTAGATATTACTTTCTTATCATCTAAAGCTTTATCAAAATCAAATGAACGTTATCTTATTGGAAAAAGAACATTAAAAGCTTTGGGTGCCAAACCAAAAGAGACACCAAAACATGCTCAAAAACATACTTCTGAAATTGTGGCAAGAACAGTACTTGCAGGTTTATTAGTGGATGCTATAAGAAACAACCCTGAAAGTAAGACAATTACTGCCCATTATGATTTAAATTTGGCTTTACCTTTAAATCAAATTGACGAAGAAGCATTCCAAAAACACGCTGAAAGATTTATTGGAACTCATGAGATGAAATTCCATTACCCGAATGGTGAAGAAATCCTCGTAACAATCGTTGTAGAATTTGCGATGACTTTACCTGAAGGAGCAATTGGAGGTTATGCGATTGTTTATAATCTCGATGGAACTCCAAAAATTTATGAAATTCTTGAAGAAGATGAAAATGGTGATCAAGTTAAAACAGAAGTTACTTTTGAAGATAGAGAACTTTTGATGGGTGATATTGGTGCAGGTTCGTTAGACTGTGCAGTAATGTTTGGAGTTGATTTTGATTATGAGAACTCTGAGGGATTTGAATTAGGAACAAAAGAGTCAGTAAATAAGATTCGTACAGAATGGAATAAACTACAAAAACAAGATCAAATTAATTCTCTAACACAATTCACGGAAATTTACAGTAACACTGAGATTTTTAACTCTGCAAAATTACAGAACTTCTCAACTATGTATCTGAATGATGATGCAATTGTAATTGCTGACAGTCTAAAGAGTATTTATGAAAAAATGCCATCAAGAGCTCGAATTGTTTTATATGGTGGTGGAGCTATCCTTTATAAGAATGCTTTAATACCATTATTAGAGGAATACAGTGATAAGGTGATTTTTGCGCCAGATCCTAAGTTTATAACTGCAAAAGGATTACTAATTTTTGCCCTTACCCCTGCATTTGAAGAAATCAAAAACAACTACTTAGAGGCACTAAGTGTCTAA
- a CDS encoding type IV secretory system conjugative DNA transfer family protein codes for MGFLQKKEKQEVGLQSDTEYVIEREEFLKYRFEKAIKKTKREEFVRMTLNYRIVSVLSWFNVAVLLPIAIFTWVMNLLGVFELALLNKLPWWLFILIWLLPYFTWHYSTISIPQKKGPVILKDWSKTKKGRWKSAIFNLAPFHILSWCAFAKYNVDYFLDYLTSVRIFEPYKDIIMTDDLDSLILVLFVIPVIFSALSLFLQARDYMINKDLLQKHFMTWEAPYIKKYAHEYKLETCDVIVGFEFDTKKPIIIKENERFLHEAIIGATGSGKTSTTLLLRIAQDILKIATGQRDMGLVFLEPKGDGVDDVLTICKKLGVPDEKIKVIDPTKSWSMKYNPFGGSRESAASGFQGTLNALTGDQDEFFKGQQNEAASTFTLLAKIRFGPATNITHIQQMFTDPRYLADIVEFVRKTIDSKREDPSLTSSMRAELSSFEQIVAYFENEVLDYKTFRDKEDIKQVLYPPGHKYAGRPLVENKKDKFVTGAKKYLNEIALNSMLKSLFVCNDGEEAFDADKFLREGGVVLINTALGDLDELSLLFGQFFIRQFQSAVFRRAKECKETGIERIPIMFYVDEFPLYANEAFERFLTLGRSYKVGAVIAMQSIAQLDAVGQSYRKSVMGNASHKTVFGRGPVEDNEYFSKEFGEHLVVVESMNESGSPMTSEKQTWGFRLNTHKEMQPRFTPTDIRELPFKEMIVQVVNERNSIGIPKKAVGQFVHESAFINRFMDLVASDIKSTEEKEFNVTDHISQDKLDTLVTNVKAGYESMESLTTDEILNLTDFHSVIPDEFMANVSAIGDSVQKEFEQYSNDDGFMSPPLQSQAIPVQRNEKKHNNVIPFPTAEGPNNLEYSEDEEQNTSISFYGDEEKIENEVGIPFNFEIGNEASNLSADMMDETASTDDTNEWLSLMDENDAENTSDVTWEKLDSMVEQPPVDVVVPVVFEQVDEKSANTNIEHVDLPLQNDVQHEPFNPPMMEPPMLDIESTNHNIENTSGIDNKAASVPVMNQMSLFPDEPVVKENKKSKRIQKGRESSSSVKKQEVEKKHERVAEQQVQSQQKANQKRDVVIPGNHFVSEDVIEEDI; via the coding sequence ATGGGCTTCTTACAAAAAAAGGAGAAGCAAGAGGTCGGATTACAATCAGATACTGAATATGTTATCGAACGTGAAGAATTCTTAAAATACCGCTTCGAAAAGGCTATTAAGAAAACGAAACGGGAAGAATTCGTTCGGATGACTTTAAACTACCGAATAGTTTCAGTATTATCTTGGTTTAATGTTGCTGTTCTACTACCAATAGCTATTTTTACATGGGTAATGAATTTACTAGGTGTATTTGAACTAGCTTTATTAAACAAACTGCCATGGTGGCTTTTTATTCTGATTTGGCTATTACCGTACTTTACATGGCATTATAGTACAATCTCAATACCTCAGAAAAAAGGGCCCGTAATACTTAAAGATTGGTCAAAGACCAAAAAGGGAAGATGGAAATCAGCAATTTTTAATTTAGCTCCTTTTCATATTCTAAGTTGGTGTGCATTTGCAAAATATAATGTAGATTACTTTTTAGATTATTTAACCAGTGTACGGATTTTTGAACCTTACAAAGACATTATCATGACAGATGATTTGGATTCTTTGATATTAGTTCTGTTTGTCATTCCTGTTATATTTAGCGCCCTTTCTCTTTTCTTACAAGCGCGTGATTATATGATAAATAAGGATTTGCTTCAAAAGCATTTTATGACTTGGGAAGCTCCTTACATCAAAAAATATGCACACGAATACAAATTGGAAACATGTGATGTTATAGTGGGGTTCGAATTTGATACTAAGAAACCAATTATTATTAAAGAAAACGAACGATTTTTACATGAGGCCATAATAGGGGCAACTGGTTCAGGTAAAACATCTACAACTTTGTTGTTACGGATAGCACAAGATATATTAAAGATTGCTACGGGGCAGCGGGATATGGGCTTGGTTTTCTTGGAACCAAAAGGTGATGGTGTAGATGATGTATTGACCATTTGCAAAAAACTTGGCGTTCCAGACGAGAAAATTAAAGTTATCGATCCTACAAAATCTTGGTCAATGAAATACAATCCATTTGGAGGATCGAGAGAGTCAGCTGCTTCAGGATTTCAAGGTACATTAAATGCTCTGACTGGTGATCAAGATGAGTTCTTTAAAGGACAACAAAATGAAGCAGCTAGTACGTTTACGTTATTAGCAAAGATCCGTTTTGGTCCCGCCACAAATATCACTCATATTCAGCAAATGTTTACAGACCCTCGTTACTTAGCAGATATAGTAGAATTTGTTCGAAAAACAATTGATTCTAAAAGGGAAGATCCATCACTAACTAGCAGTATGCGAGCAGAATTAAGTTCATTTGAACAAATCGTAGCTTACTTTGAAAATGAGGTGTTGGATTATAAAACATTCCGTGATAAAGAAGATATTAAACAAGTCTTATATCCACCTGGTCACAAATATGCTGGACGTCCATTAGTTGAAAATAAAAAGGATAAGTTTGTTACGGGTGCTAAAAAGTACCTAAATGAAATTGCTTTAAACTCTATGCTTAAAAGTCTATTTGTCTGCAATGATGGAGAAGAAGCTTTCGATGCGGACAAGTTTTTACGTGAAGGCGGAGTAGTATTAATTAATACTGCATTGGGGGACTTAGATGAATTATCTCTTTTATTCGGACAGTTCTTCATCCGTCAATTCCAAAGCGCTGTCTTCCGAAGAGCTAAGGAGTGTAAAGAGACAGGTATTGAACGAATACCAATCATGTTCTATGTGGACGAATTCCCTCTATACGCTAATGAAGCATTTGAACGTTTCTTAACGCTAGGGCGTTCTTATAAGGTTGGTGCAGTTATTGCTATGCAATCTATTGCACAATTAGACGCAGTTGGCCAGTCTTATCGTAAATCAGTTATGGGTAATGCTTCACACAAAACAGTATTTGGACGTGGACCTGTAGAAGATAATGAATACTTCTCTAAAGAATTCGGTGAACATCTAGTTGTTGTAGAATCAATGAATGAATCAGGTTCTCCAATGACTAGCGAAAAGCAAACATGGGGCTTCCGTTTAAATACTCATAAAGAAATGCAACCAAGGTTCACGCCTACCGATATTCGAGAACTACCGTTTAAAGAAATGATAGTACAAGTGGTCAATGAACGAAATAGTATTGGTATACCTAAGAAGGCTGTTGGTCAGTTTGTTCATGAATCAGCATTTATTAACAGATTTATGGATTTAGTAGCCAGTGATATTAAGTCTACAGAAGAAAAGGAATTTAATGTTACTGATCATATATCTCAAGATAAATTAGATACACTTGTAACAAATGTAAAAGCAGGTTACGAATCAATGGAATCTTTAACTACTGATGAAATTTTAAACCTTACAGACTTCCATAGTGTTATTCCTGATGAATTTATGGCCAATGTATCTGCTATTGGTGATTCGGTGCAAAAAGAATTTGAACAATATTCAAATGACGACGGCTTTATGTCTCCACCACTACAATCACAAGCTATTCCAGTACAAAGAAATGAAAAGAAACACAATAACGTTATTCCATTCCCAACTGCGGAAGGACCAAACAATCTCGAATATAGTGAGGATGAAGAGCAAAATACCAGTATTTCATTCTATGGTGATGAGGAGAAAATCGAAAACGAAGTGGGGATACCTTTTAACTTTGAAATAGGTAATGAAGCGTCAAATCTATCAGCTGATATGATGGACGAAACCGCTTCTACTGATGATACAAATGAATGGCTAAGTCTCATGGATGAAAATGATGCTGAAAACACTTCAGATGTTACGTGGGAAAAACTAGATTCAATGGTTGAACAGCCCCCTGTAGATGTCGTTGTCCCTGTTGTATTTGAACAGGTTGATGAGAAATCTGCAAATACTAACATCGAACACGTTGATTTGCCATTGCAAAATGATGTGCAGCATGAACCATTTAATCCTCCTATGATGGAGCCACCAATGTTAGATATTGAAAGTACTAACCACAATATTGAAAACACTAGTGGAATTGATAACAAAGCAGCTTCAGTTCCAGTCATGAATCAAATGAGCCTTTTCCCAGATGAACCCGTTGTGAAAGAAAATAAAAAATCAAAAAGAATTCAAAAGGGTAGAGAAAGTAGTTCTTCAGTAAAGAAACAAGAAGTGGAAAAGAAGCACGAAAGAGTTGCTGAACAGCAAGTACAGTCTCAACAAAAAGCAAATCAAAAAAGAGATGTGGTAATACCAGGTAATCATTTTGTTTCAGAAGATGTGATTGAAGAAGATATTTAA